In Desulfotignum phosphitoxidans DSM 13687, a single window of DNA contains:
- a CDS encoding 4Fe-4S dicluster domain-containing protein has translation MAKGKSVIHVIDTHWCKGCGICVHFCPKQVLELDKSGKARAVRPEDCIACKLCELRCPDLAIQIQEIQEGENDSKR, from the coding sequence ATGGCAAAAGGCAAATCAGTCATCCATGTAATTGATACCCACTGGTGCAAAGGGTGCGGTATCTGTGTTCATTTCTGTCCCAAACAGGTACTGGAACTGGACAAAAGCGGCAAAGCCCGGGCGGTCCGACCCGAAGATTGCATCGCCTGCAAATTGTGTGAACTTCGTTGCCCTGATCTGGCAATACAAATACAAGAAATTCAGGAAGGGGAAAATGACTCAAAACGATAA
- a CDS encoding 2-oxoacid:acceptor oxidoreductase subunit alpha — MTQNDNIRFVQGNEACVEGALYAGLNFFAGYPITPSTEIAEHLSERLPRQGGKFIQMEDEIASMGAILGASLTGKKVMTATSGPGFSLKQEALGYACMAEIPCVITNVQRGGPSTGNPTHVSQGDVNQARWGTHGDHAIIALTASNNQDVFKITVEAFNLAETYRTPVIILLDEVVGHMREKLTLPEVDEIPVVSRLRTSVSKGVDYHPYLPREDGRLPMSDFGAEHRYNVTGLFHDMWGFPSNNPKVVSELLRHLVDKIENNVDSMTMYKEYWLDDADYILVSYGSSARSAIHIAKNRRARGVKIGVLELQTLWPFPADMVREKCANAKAVLVVEMNMGQVITQVKNAVDNPNNVFLANRIDGQLISPTDIKTILRMIQGKGV, encoded by the coding sequence ATGACTCAAAACGATAACATCAGATTTGTCCAGGGGAATGAAGCCTGTGTGGAAGGGGCCTTGTACGCGGGCCTCAATTTTTTCGCAGGATACCCCATCACCCCGTCCACGGAAATTGCGGAGCATTTGTCCGAACGTCTTCCCCGGCAGGGCGGAAAATTCATCCAGATGGAAGATGAAATCGCTTCCATGGGTGCCATTCTCGGGGCTTCTCTCACCGGAAAAAAAGTAATGACCGCCACTTCCGGACCCGGGTTTTCGCTCAAACAGGAAGCCCTGGGATATGCCTGCATGGCTGAAATCCCCTGCGTTATTACCAATGTCCAGCGGGGCGGGCCTTCCACAGGCAATCCCACCCATGTCAGCCAGGGAGATGTCAATCAGGCCAGATGGGGGACCCACGGGGATCATGCCATCATCGCCCTGACCGCATCCAACAACCAGGATGTGTTCAAAATTACAGTGGAAGCGTTCAACCTGGCCGAGACCTACCGGACACCGGTTATTATCCTTCTGGATGAAGTGGTGGGTCACATGCGGGAAAAACTCACGCTTCCAGAAGTTGATGAGATTCCGGTGGTAAGCCGGCTGCGGACATCGGTTTCCAAAGGCGTGGATTACCATCCATATCTGCCCCGGGAGGACGGGCGGTTGCCCATGTCGGATTTCGGTGCCGAGCACCGGTACAATGTCACCGGCCTTTTCCATGACATGTGGGGATTTCCCAGCAACAACCCCAAAGTGGTGAGCGAACTGCTGCGCCATCTGGTGGACAAAATTGAAAACAACGTCGACAGTATGACCATGTACAAGGAATACTGGCTGGACGATGCCGACTATATCCTGGTGTCCTATGGGTCATCAGCCCGGTCCGCCATTCACATCGCCAAAAACCGCCGGGCCAGAGGCGTGAAGATCGGGGTCCTGGAACTCCAGACCCTGTGGCCTTTTCCGGCAGACATGGTCCGGGAGAAATGTGCCAATGCCAAAGCAGTGCTGGTGGTGGAAATGAACATGGGCCAGGTGATCACCCAGGTTAAAAACGCGGTGGACAATCCCAACAATGTATTTCTGGCCAACCGCATCGACGGCCAGCTGATCTCACCCACGGACATCAAGACCATCCTGCGAATGATCCAGGGAAAGGGGGTGTAA
- a CDS encoding 2-oxoacid:ferredoxin oxidoreductase subunit beta, whose amino-acid sequence MTTKEFDFKYYIRSRFFPHIWCPGCGHGIVLGSLLRAVHELGLDKNEIVMTSGIGCSSRISGYVDFHSLHTIHGRALTFATGVKLAKPGITAIVPMGDGDALAIGGNHFIHAARRNIDITAIVMNNRIYGMTGGQFSPLSGLGKKATTAPYSSIDNQFDVVELAKSAGASFVARSTVFHATECKDLLKKAIAHKGFSVVEILTQCPTYFGRKNKEGDAVQMMESYKNNTVKIGSKKLETNPELIQRGIFVEDTQKAEYCEAYDNIIETAMKGNA is encoded by the coding sequence ATGACCACAAAAGAATTTGATTTTAAATATTATATCCGAAGCCGGTTTTTCCCCCATATCTGGTGTCCGGGCTGCGGCCACGGTATTGTGCTGGGGTCTTTGCTGCGGGCGGTTCATGAACTGGGTCTGGATAAAAACGAAATCGTCATGACTTCCGGCATCGGGTGTTCCTCCCGGATCTCCGGATATGTGGATTTTCATTCTCTGCACACCATCCACGGCCGGGCTTTGACCTTTGCCACGGGTGTCAAGCTGGCCAAACCCGGCATCACCGCCATCGTTCCCATGGGAGACGGGGATGCCCTGGCCATCGGCGGCAATCACTTCATCCATGCAGCCAGACGTAATATCGATATCACGGCCATTGTCATGAACAACCGGATTTACGGCATGACCGGGGGACAGTTTTCCCCGTTGTCCGGGCTTGGCAAAAAAGCCACTACTGCCCCGTATTCTTCCATTGACAACCAGTTTGACGTGGTGGAACTGGCAAAAAGCGCCGGCGCCAGTTTTGTGGCCCGATCCACGGTGTTCCATGCCACCGAATGCAAGGATTTGCTGAAAAAAGCCATCGCCCACAAAGGATTTTCCGTGGTGGAAATCCTGACCCAGTGCCCCACCTATTTCGGACGGAAAAACAAAGAAGGGGATGCAGTCCAGATGATGGAATCTTACAAAAACAATACTGTCAAAATTGGGTCCAAGAAACTGGAAACCAACCCGGAACTGATCCAGCGGGGCATTTTTGTGGAAGACACCCAAAAAGCCGAATACTGTGAGGCCTATGACAACATCATCGAGACCGCAATGAAAGGAAACGCATAA
- a CDS encoding 2-oxoacid:acceptor oxidoreductase family protein has protein sequence MERSRLVFSGSGGQGVITAAIILAKAAVIFEGKNATQSQSYGAAARGGATRSDVLISDSEIFFPKVVQPNILVSLTQESYNTFSGIIRPGGLLLVDSKFVSIENKVDAKHLALPMYDTVMEKIGKPIVFNICMLGALLGATRLVRGESILKVLETTIPKDFMEMNKTALDLGIHMGESAVN, from the coding sequence ATGGAACGTTCAAGACTGGTTTTTTCAGGGTCCGGAGGCCAGGGAGTGATCACAGCGGCCATCATCCTGGCCAAAGCAGCGGTGATATTTGAAGGCAAAAACGCCACCCAGTCCCAGAGTTACGGTGCTGCGGCCCGGGGGGGCGCCACAAGAAGTGATGTGCTGATTTCCGATTCGGAGATCTTTTTTCCCAAGGTGGTGCAGCCCAATATCCTGGTGAGCCTGACCCAGGAAAGCTACAATACCTTTTCAGGCATCATACGGCCCGGTGGCCTGCTGCTGGTGGACAGCAAATTTGTCTCCATTGAAAACAAAGTCGATGCCAAGCATCTCGCTTTGCCCATGTATGACACGGTCATGGAGAAAATCGGCAAACCCATTGTGTTCAACATCTGCATGCTGGGAGCGCTTTTGGGTGCCACCCGCCTGGTCCGGGGAGAATCCATCCTCAAGGTGCTGGAAACCACCATCCCCAAAGATTTCATGGAGATGAACAAGACCGCTCTGGATCTGGGCATCCACATGGGAGAATCGGCTGTTAATTAA
- a CDS encoding pyridoxal-dependent decarboxylase encodes MNPISTPGNIPSDLVADWQTLHRVFIRPEDEKSRQTLIKYMEQILFGLHEFLNSHVGVTEAIPLATLAKSYTDTTIRREPEKKLADVIKDIINEIAPRAVNVASPYFIGHMTSAIPFFMVHLKAITAALNQNLIKLETSKVLSVLEKQVLAKVHRMVYNREPAFYDTHVQNVDTCLGLFTNGGTTANITALWVARNQCLPATGNFAGVEQDGMAAAMKAHDLERLVVLVSERGHFSLKKAGGILGIGNRNIIAVGVNKQHQIDMNELTRQVEAFSQNKKIKIAAIVGIAGATETGTIDPLPEMAHLCRTHGIHFHVDAAWGGPVMLSEKYAPLLDGIREADSVTIDCHKQFYMPMSAGMVFFKDPAALDRIIYHAGYVNRKGSVDLGIKTLEGSREASSLILDSALKIMGSQGYALMIEHGIDTARLFAQKIKDRDLFQLVTIPVLNILTYRAIPPALKQQMDAGVTPARQQEIDACLDQINTDLQRIQREAGKSFVSRTCLKIHPADAYTAVVLRSVIMNPYTNGSILDQILDEQEEILQSLQISTDLKPHT; translated from the coding sequence ATGAACCCTATCTCAACACCCGGAAACATTCCTTCAGACCTGGTGGCGGACTGGCAGACCCTCCACCGGGTCTTTATCCGGCCCGAGGACGAAAAAAGCCGGCAGACCCTGATCAAATACATGGAACAGATCCTGTTCGGTCTCCATGAATTTCTCAACTCCCATGTGGGGGTGACCGAAGCCATTCCGCTTGCGACCCTGGCGAAATCCTATACCGATACGACCATCCGCCGTGAGCCGGAAAAAAAACTGGCCGATGTCATTAAAGACATCATCAATGAAATCGCCCCCCGGGCCGTGAATGTGGCCTCACCTTATTTCATCGGACACATGACTTCGGCTATTCCGTTTTTCATGGTTCACCTCAAAGCCATCACTGCGGCTCTGAACCAGAATCTGATCAAACTGGAAACGTCCAAAGTGCTGTCGGTCCTGGAAAAACAGGTACTGGCCAAAGTACACCGCATGGTTTACAACCGGGAACCCGCGTTTTATGACACCCATGTTCAAAATGTGGATACCTGCCTGGGTCTGTTCACCAACGGGGGCACCACGGCCAATATCACGGCCCTGTGGGTGGCAAGAAACCAGTGTCTCCCGGCAACCGGCAATTTTGCCGGTGTGGAGCAGGACGGCATGGCAGCCGCCATGAAGGCTCATGATCTGGAGCGTCTGGTGGTACTGGTGTCGGAACGGGGGCACTTTTCTCTAAAAAAAGCCGGCGGAATTCTGGGGATCGGAAACAGAAACATCATTGCCGTGGGAGTGAACAAACAGCATCAAATCGATATGAATGAACTGACCCGGCAGGTGGAAGCGTTCTCACAGAACAAAAAAATCAAAATCGCCGCCATCGTGGGCATTGCCGGGGCCACTGAAACCGGCACCATTGACCCGCTGCCTGAGATGGCACACCTGTGCCGAACCCATGGGATTCATTTTCATGTGGATGCGGCCTGGGGCGGGCCGGTGATGCTGTCGGAAAAATACGCCCCCCTGCTGGACGGCATCCGGGAAGCGGATTCCGTCACCATTGACTGCCACAAGCAGTTCTACATGCCCATGAGTGCCGGCATGGTCTTTTTCAAAGATCCCGCCGCGCTGGACCGGATCATTTATCATGCCGGATATGTCAACCGGAAAGGCTCTGTGGACCTGGGCATCAAAACCCTGGAAGGGTCCAGGGAAGCCAGTTCTCTGATCCTGGACAGTGCCCTGAAAATCATGGGATCCCAAGGGTATGCATTGATGATCGAGCACGGTATTGACACGGCCCGGCTGTTTGCCCAAAAAATCAAAGACCGGGATCTGTTTCAGCTGGTCACAATACCGGTACTCAACATTCTTACCTACCGGGCCATCCCCCCAGCGTTGAAACAACAGATGGATGCCGGTGTGACACCGGCCCGGCAGCAGGAAATCGATGCCTGCCTGGATCAGATCAACACAGATTTACAGCGGATTCAACGGGAAGCCGGTAAAAGTTTTGTCTCACGCACCTGCCTGAAAATTCATCCAGCAGATGCATACACGGCGGTGGTTCTTCGATCCGTGATCATGAATCCCTATACCAACGGGAGTATTCTGGATCAGATTCTGGACGAACAGGAAGAGATCCTGCAATCTTTGCAGATATCAACCGATCTGAAGCCACACACCTGA
- a CDS encoding CBS domain-containing protein yields MQIVTSHMNTDFDALASMVACTCLYPGTRGVVPSHVTAGVRAFLSIHQDLLRIVPRKGFDLETVSSLIVVDTNNWNRLDRMQPLKDRQNFEIICWDHHMSGTNIISGVEHREEVGATITLLLEEMERQQTPFTPMQATLFLLGIYDDTGCLTFSSATPRDARMTAFLLENGADLNIVSSFLSNAMDDSHTRVFSDMLAKADVLTLEGVNIGICAIPVQSGLTMLASLVEKYKEFKGLDAVFGIFSTDQNKVMVIGRSNPDAVDVGAVVRALGGGGHPGAGSAVVKEDDLAKITEKITTLIRETGRKSSLVKEIMLHAARFVLRPDQTVAEAGEIMARTRVRALLVCDKDRFLGLIPESAVVRARQNNRLSTPVKGMVKPDVPVVGPGDDIRTAAARMNQSQEGMLPVLEQGRVAGVLTRGSLVLHMYDM; encoded by the coding sequence ATGCAGATCGTAACCAGCCATATGAATACGGATTTTGATGCCCTGGCTTCCATGGTGGCCTGTACTTGTTTGTACCCCGGTACCCGGGGGGTGGTGCCTTCCCATGTCACAGCCGGAGTCCGGGCATTTCTTTCCATTCATCAGGACCTGTTACGGATTGTTCCCCGAAAGGGATTTGATCTGGAAACCGTTTCTTCTCTGATCGTGGTGGACACCAATAACTGGAACCGGCTGGACCGGATGCAGCCGCTGAAGGACAGGCAGAATTTTGAGATTATCTGCTGGGACCACCACATGTCCGGGACAAATATCATATCCGGAGTTGAACACAGAGAAGAGGTCGGGGCCACCATCACACTTTTGCTGGAAGAGATGGAACGGCAGCAGACACCGTTCACTCCCATGCAGGCCACCTTGTTTCTGTTGGGAATTTACGATGACACCGGATGTTTGACGTTTTCATCGGCCACCCCCAGAGATGCCAGAATGACCGCGTTTCTGCTTGAAAACGGGGCGGATCTGAATATTGTGTCTTCATTTTTATCCAATGCCATGGATGATTCCCATACCCGGGTATTTTCAGATATGCTGGCAAAGGCTGACGTGTTGACACTGGAAGGCGTGAACATCGGCATCTGTGCCATACCGGTGCAAAGCGGCTTGACCATGCTGGCGTCGCTGGTGGAAAAATATAAGGAATTCAAAGGGCTGGACGCGGTTTTCGGCATATTTTCCACCGATCAGAACAAGGTGATGGTGATCGGCCGGTCCAACCCTGATGCTGTGGATGTGGGTGCTGTGGTGCGGGCTTTAGGGGGCGGCGGTCACCCCGGGGCCGGTTCTGCGGTTGTCAAAGAGGATGACCTGGCAAAGATCACAGAAAAGATAACCACCCTGATCCGGGAAACCGGCCGCAAATCATCGCTGGTGAAAGAGATCATGCTCCATGCGGCCCGGTTTGTTCTCCGGCCGGATCAGACCGTGGCCGAGGCCGGAGAAATCATGGCCCGTACCCGGGTCCGGGCCCTGCTGGTCTGTGATAAAGACCGGTTTCTGGGATTGATACCGGAATCTGCGGTGGTGCGTGCCAGGCAAAACAATCGGCTGTCCACGCCGGTCAAAGGCATGGTCAAACCGGATGTACCGGTGGTGGGGCCTGGGGATGATATCCGAACCGCTGCGGCACGCATGAACCAGTCCCAGGAAGGAATGCTGCCGGTACTTGAACAAGGCCGTGTCGCAGGGGTTCTGACCCGGGGCAGTCTGGTGCTGCACATGTATGATATGTGA
- the ilvC gene encoding ketol-acid reductoisomerase — MGDNYFNTLPLRLQLAELAKCRFMDTSEFSGVVALKGKKIVIVGCGAQGLHQGLNLRDSGLDVSYALRNAAITEKRQSWKNATDHGFVVDTYERLLPSADLVINLTPDKQHTSVVTAIMPLMKKNACLSYSHGFNIVEEGMKIREDLTVIMVAPKSPGTEVREEYKRGFGVPTLIAVHRENDPRGEGMELAKAYAAATGGHRAGVLESSFVAEVKSDLMGEQTILCGMLQAGSLLCFDKMIEKGMDEGDACRLVQYGWETITEALKHGGITNMMDRLSNPAKIRAFDLSEQLKQILTPLFYRHMDDIMSGRFSETMMKDWANDDVNLLTWRAQTADTPFEKAVSRETELSEQAYFDYGILMVAMVKAGVELAYDTMVSAGIVEESAYYESLHEVPLIANLIARKKLYEMNVVISDTAEYGCYLFSHSAVPMLKEFMASIDTDVIGKGLDTPDTGVDNIRLIQVNQAIRSTSVEQVGKKLRTYMGAMRPIF; from the coding sequence ATGGGAGACAATTATTTTAATACCCTGCCGCTGCGGCTGCAACTGGCGGAATTAGCCAAATGCCGGTTTATGGATACCTCGGAATTTTCCGGTGTGGTTGCGTTGAAAGGCAAAAAGATCGTGATTGTGGGCTGCGGAGCCCAGGGGCTCCACCAGGGACTCAATCTGCGGGATTCCGGTCTGGATGTGTCTTATGCCTTGAGGAATGCGGCCATTACTGAGAAACGGCAGTCCTGGAAAAATGCCACAGATCATGGATTTGTGGTGGACACATATGAGCGGTTGCTGCCGTCGGCAGATCTGGTGATCAATCTGACACCGGATAAACAGCACACATCGGTTGTGACCGCGATCATGCCGTTGATGAAAAAAAATGCCTGTCTGTCATATTCCCATGGATTCAATATTGTGGAAGAGGGCATGAAGATCCGAGAGGACCTGACCGTGATCATGGTGGCGCCCAAATCACCCGGAACCGAAGTCAGGGAAGAATACAAACGCGGATTCGGTGTTCCCACACTGATTGCGGTCCATCGGGAAAACGATCCCAGAGGTGAGGGCATGGAACTGGCCAAAGCCTATGCTGCGGCCACCGGCGGCCACCGGGCCGGGGTCCTGGAATCATCGTTTGTGGCGGAAGTGAAATCCGATCTCATGGGTGAACAGACCATTTTGTGCGGTATGCTTCAGGCCGGATCTTTGCTGTGCTTTGACAAGATGATCGAAAAAGGCATGGATGAAGGCGATGCATGCCGGCTGGTTCAGTACGGGTGGGAAACGATCACCGAAGCCCTGAAACACGGGGGCATCACCAACATGATGGACCGGCTGTCCAACCCGGCCAAAATCCGGGCTTTTGATTTGAGTGAGCAGCTCAAACAGATTCTGACGCCGTTGTTCTACCGGCATATGGATGACATCATGTCCGGCAGGTTCTCGGAAACCATGATGAAAGACTGGGCCAACGATGACGTCAACCTGCTCACCTGGCGGGCTCAGACGGCAGACACGCCTTTTGAAAAAGCGGTGTCCCGGGAAACGGAACTGTCTGAACAGGCCTATTTTGATTACGGGATTCTCATGGTGGCCATGGTCAAGGCCGGGGTGGAACTGGCCTATGATACTATGGTTTCCGCCGGTATTGTGGAGGAATCCGCGTATTATGAATCTTTGCACGAAGTGCCCTTGATTGCCAATCTCATTGCCCGGAAAAAATTGTATGAAATGAATGTGGTGATTTCCGATACGGCGGAGTACGGGTGCTATCTTTTCAGCCACAGTGCGGTTCCCATGCTCAAAGAATTCATGGCATCCATTGATACGGATGTGATCGGCAAAGGACTTGATACCCCGGATACCGGGGTGGACAATATCCGTTTGATACAGGTGAACCAGGCCATCCGGTCCACATCCGTGGAACAGGTGGGCAAAAAACTGAGGACTTATATGGGCGCCATGAGACCTATTTTCTGA
- a CDS encoding ABC transporter substrate binding protein: MQISNAFDQNFDLFFDCFKKYSLPSTGEPIYITKGLVIGIGRDKEKFGLQCAEYALRILDGADPGRLPMDVGKDFSISLNIEAATVVGYNPSIDILGAADQIFREIETTD, translated from the coding sequence GTGCAGATTTCCAATGCATTTGATCAGAATTTTGATCTGTTTTTTGATTGTTTCAAAAAATACAGCCTTCCCAGTACCGGAGAGCCCATTTATATCACCAAAGGACTGGTGATCGGTATCGGCAGAGACAAGGAAAAGTTTGGACTTCAATGCGCGGAATATGCATTGAGAATTCTGGATGGCGCGGATCCCGGCAGATTACCCATGGATGTGGGTAAAGATTTTTCCATCTCACTGAATATCGAGGCCGCCACCGTGGTGGGATACAACCCGTCCATCGATATTCTGGGGGCTGCGGATCAGATTTTCCGGGAAATTGAGACTACAGACTAA
- a CDS encoding ABC transporter substrate binding protein: MLKKCLILIIGILISGWHPSGVQAEKSYRIVTVQHQTFQPYTLSLKGFRQGIQQSEAADKIIIDTFNADGDIAALDAFVASLETRQDVDLIFSIGTHSTQRTVREIKTIPIVFTDLGAPETSGVITDWQGSGANYTGVETRDYVGIGIHLLHELMAFQRIGMIYLKGSPSHEGTIQKVTELSHEAGFEFFNEGFSLRDENNQVLPREEIRENITAALEKK, translated from the coding sequence ATGTTGAAAAAATGTTTGATTCTGATTATCGGGATTCTGATATCCGGCTGGCATCCTTCAGGGGTACAAGCCGAAAAGTCCTATCGGATAGTGACGGTCCAGCATCAGACGTTTCAGCCCTATACCCTGTCTCTCAAAGGATTCAGGCAGGGGATCCAACAGTCTGAGGCTGCGGATAAAATCATCATCGACACCTTTAATGCAGATGGCGATATTGCGGCACTGGATGCGTTTGTGGCTTCTTTGGAGACGCGGCAGGATGTGGATCTGATTTTTTCCATCGGCACCCACTCCACCCAGCGGACTGTCAGGGAAATCAAGACGATTCCCATTGTGTTCACAGACCTGGGCGCACCGGAAACCTCGGGCGTGATCACAGACTGGCAAGGGTCCGGGGCCAATTATACCGGCGTGGAGACCCGGGATTATGTGGGCATCGGCATTCATCTGCTTCATGAGTTGATGGCGTTCCAGCGTATCGGAATGATATACCTGAAAGGATCGCCCAGTCATGAAGGCACCATCCAGAAAGTCACGGAACTCAGCCATGAGGCCGGGTTCGAATTTTTCAACGAAGGATTTTCCCTGCGGGATGAAAATAATCAGGTGCTGCCAAGGGAAGAAATCCGGGAAAATATCACTGCGGCTCTGGAAAAAAAGTAG
- a CDS encoding MFS transporter → MQSRRLILIVMIFVGLSHGLYMFFNAAMFKRAYEQQNLSQIKELGQVLKKEIDYALGFGIPIHLLGGMTPFLEDVLAQTPDLAYIRIVQGDQVLFFAEKRDQASREIALPLAGGDAAAPDSRVKEIRLGLSMEADRKMMSMLFDLITIVVAGLIIAYEIIRFFASRLVAAPFRESMNTLNHMIQRVNPWCGSVMPEEMNPISARIRQHVTVQRQQIYQTLAHLNQVSSEILTAIFHGRERFLGAVKKQRSALNHLMDRQEQVKKFKDPSQIRPIVFIFFMGANLQSSFLPIFSRELLDKQTVLTGVFSDEILMGLPITCYMITVFFFMLFMGSNLFKRWIHPDYGIGMGALCTSAGLVLCGLSGDILQLIFGRMLCAVGFAFIVISCKQFIVARSTAENQAFHLAGFTAAFSGGLFCSIIIGSILVEYFSYQFVFFTAAAMVLLIFVFDYMILADKADIQQASINNPEQHPADQTGLTAFFRLGIRDLNLVCVLMHGIFTRIIFIGYFYYSVPILLKPDFAYADIGRIMMFYTLPSVLFAGFLNRRIKQIRQSRISVVASNVLVGGVLILFYFFMAGPTWMTALFVIISLLVLGISNSITFPAQSSLLLKTRTARKMGAGTALAVYNSIERIGSSLGPVFFGFFAGRFDIQTAIMMGGGLCVLGNLIFWIFFKPES, encoded by the coding sequence ATGCAGAGCAGACGACTGATTTTGATTGTCATGATTTTTGTGGGTCTTTCCCATGGCCTGTACATGTTTTTCAATGCCGCCATGTTCAAGCGCGCCTATGAGCAGCAGAATCTGTCCCAGATAAAAGAGCTGGGGCAGGTTTTGAAAAAAGAGATCGATTACGCCCTGGGTTTCGGGATTCCGATTCACCTGCTGGGGGGCATGACCCCTTTTCTGGAGGATGTGCTGGCCCAGACCCCGGATCTGGCCTATATCCGGATTGTGCAAGGCGACCAGGTGCTGTTTTTTGCCGAAAAAAGAGATCAGGCTTCCCGGGAAATCGCTTTGCCGCTTGCAGGGGGTGATGCGGCAGCCCCGGATTCCCGGGTAAAGGAAATCCGTCTGGGCTTAAGCATGGAAGCGGACCGGAAAATGATGTCCATGCTGTTTGACCTGATCACCATTGTGGTGGCAGGCCTCATCATTGCCTATGAAATCATCCGGTTTTTTGCCTCCAGGCTGGTGGCCGCGCCGTTCCGGGAATCCATGAACACCCTGAACCACATGATACAAAGGGTGAACCCCTGGTGCGGGTCTGTGATGCCCGAAGAAATGAACCCGATCTCCGCCCGGATCCGACAGCATGTCACGGTTCAAAGACAGCAGATTTATCAGACCCTGGCCCATCTGAACCAGGTCTCATCTGAGATTTTGACCGCCATATTCCACGGCCGGGAACGGTTCCTCGGGGCGGTCAAAAAACAGCGATCCGCCCTGAATCACCTGATGGACCGGCAGGAACAGGTCAAAAAATTCAAGGACCCGTCCCAGATCCGTCCCATTGTGTTCATCTTTTTTATGGGGGCCAATCTGCAATCCAGTTTTCTGCCGATTTTTTCCAGAGAGCTGCTGGATAAACAAACCGTTCTGACCGGTGTGTTTTCCGATGAAATTCTCATGGGGCTTCCCATTACCTGTTACATGATCACCGTGTTTTTTTTCATGCTGTTCATGGGCAGCAATCTGTTCAAGCGGTGGATTCATCCGGATTACGGGATCGGTATGGGTGCCTTGTGTACCTCAGCCGGGCTGGTGCTCTGCGGCCTGTCCGGTGATATTCTTCAGCTGATTTTCGGCAGGATGCTTTGTGCCGTGGGGTTCGCTTTTATTGTCATTTCCTGCAAACAATTCATTGTGGCACGGTCGACGGCTGAAAACCAGGCGTTTCATCTGGCCGGTTTCACTGCCGCATTTTCAGGGGGATTGTTTTGCAGTATCATTATCGGCAGTATTCTGGTGGAATATTTTTCCTATCAATTCGTGTTTTTCACCGCTGCTGCCATGGTGCTGTTGATTTTTGTGTTCGACTATATGATTCTTGCGGACAAGGCCGATATCCAGCAGGCTTCCATAAACAACCCAGAACAGCATCCGGCGGACCAGACCGGTCTCACCGCTTTTTTCAGGCTGGGTATCCGGGACTTGAATCTGGTCTGTGTGCTGATGCACGGTATTTTTACCCGGATCATCTTTATCGGGTATTTTTATTATTCCGTGCCCATTTTGCTTAAACCGGATTTCGCCTATGCGGATATCGGCCGGATCATGATGTTCTATACGCTTCCCAGTGTGTTGTTTGCCGGTTTTCTGAACCGGCGGATCAAGCAGATCCGTCAGAGCCGGATCTCTGTGGTGGCCTCCAATGTTCTGGTGGGCGGGGTCCTGATCCTGTTTTATTTTTTTATGGCAGGGCCAACATGGATGACAGCCCTGTTTGTGATTATTTCTCTTCTGGTACTGGGTATTTCCAACAGCATTACCTTTCCGGCCCAGTCCAGCCTGTTGCTGAAAACCCGGACCGCCCGGAAAATGGGGGCTGGAACCGCTTTGGCTGTGTACAATTCCATTGAACGCATCGGCAGCAGCCTGGGGCCGGTTTTTTTTGGATTTTTTGCCGGCCGGTTTGACATCCAGACTGCCATCATGATGGGGGGCGGGCTGTGTGTTCTGGGAAATCTGATTTTCTGGATTTTTTTTAAACCGGAATCATGA